A window from Opitutia bacterium ISCC 52 encodes these proteins:
- a CDS encoding TolC family protein, with amino-acid sequence MRRSFCTILLCLSAICTASNAQTPEFLDVNEAVVRALGQNLSLRIQGEEVILTRQNVIIEEATFDTRFFASGTQRGSRSPGYGGFEGDSGHSTLARAGIAKRLNTGADLQVSSNYTRKSSSGSTQILNPSHTSDLSMSLRQPLLREGGTEMNLLMLQNAELLAAQTELNLQDQALVLMSDTEVAYWDLAYAHEVKKVREASLEVAKKLLEENEAREGVGLATNIDVIQSQVFVATSQEAVITASALIEDSQDQLYRQMGSNEYPEGLVSVCQLPDISTEDVGSPTSLPAILANNPRYRAQEIKVTWFENFVRAGRNLMLPTVDLVAGMGFSGLDDSLVDSYGNTLERDGYDWTAGIEFSIPWGQREDKAQYQRSLSLLRQEELRLEDQEQEAKETNRFLWRRWVLGLERVRAAKLSLELSIEQFDREQSKYESGLSTFRELLEAREDQDDANLRYLSFILEAIKAQIISKELDASLPQRYGLSWDSTSSLIYPEEPTEE; translated from the coding sequence AATCTCTCCCTCCGTATTCAAGGAGAAGAAGTCATCCTTACCCGCCAAAATGTTATCATCGAGGAAGCTACCTTCGACACCCGGTTTTTTGCATCAGGAACGCAGCGAGGGAGCCGATCGCCCGGTTATGGAGGTTTTGAAGGTGACAGCGGGCACAGTACTCTAGCTCGGGCCGGTATCGCCAAGCGACTGAATACCGGTGCAGATTTACAGGTCAGTTCCAACTACACGCGCAAAAGTAGCAGTGGTTCCACTCAGATCCTAAATCCCTCTCATACGTCCGACCTATCTATGTCATTGAGGCAACCTCTCTTGAGAGAAGGAGGAACTGAGATGAATCTCCTGATGTTGCAAAACGCCGAGTTGCTTGCCGCGCAAACCGAACTCAATTTGCAGGACCAAGCATTGGTGCTCATGAGTGACACTGAAGTTGCTTATTGGGATCTCGCTTATGCACACGAAGTGAAGAAGGTCAGAGAAGCCAGTTTAGAGGTGGCTAAAAAACTGCTTGAAGAGAACGAAGCTCGCGAAGGGGTGGGCCTGGCCACCAACATTGACGTCATCCAATCCCAAGTATTCGTGGCGACCAGCCAAGAAGCAGTCATTACCGCAAGCGCTCTGATAGAAGACAGCCAGGATCAACTCTATCGGCAAATGGGTTCCAACGAATACCCTGAAGGCCTTGTATCCGTATGCCAACTACCTGATATTTCGACCGAAGACGTTGGGTCGCCTACTTCATTACCTGCAATTCTAGCCAACAATCCGAGATATCGGGCTCAGGAAATCAAGGTTACTTGGTTCGAGAATTTTGTGAGAGCCGGACGAAACTTGATGCTACCTACCGTTGACCTGGTTGCCGGTATGGGATTTTCAGGTTTGGATGATTCATTGGTCGACAGCTACGGGAACACCCTAGAACGGGATGGATACGATTGGACGGCCGGCATAGAATTCAGTATACCCTGGGGACAAAGAGAAGATAAGGCCCAATACCAACGTTCCCTTAGCCTGCTACGACAGGAAGAGCTCAGACTGGAAGATCAGGAACAGGAAGCGAAGGAAACCAATCGCTTCCTTTGGAGAAGATGGGTTTTAGGTCTCGAACGGGTCAGGGCCGCAAAATTATCGCTCGAACTCTCCATCGAGCAATTCGATCGCGAGCAATCGAAATACGAAAGCGGCTTGTCTACATTTCGAGAATTACTGGAAGCCCGGGAAGACCAAGACGATGCCAACCTAAGATACCTCAGCTTTATTCTTGAGGCGATTAAGGCTCAGATTATCAGCAAGGAGTTGGATGCTTCGCTACCTCAGCGCTACGGCCTGTCCTGGGATTCCACCAGCAGCCTGATTTATCCGGAGGAGCCCACAGAAGAATAG
- the sixA gene encoding phosphohistidine phosphatase SixA has product MRIFLLRSAEANQSKKDTRRKLTSNGIESLAVLVDFLKKKELGDIQEIRHSPYVRTTQTAKRFKKLTGIKAKTRETPLLEPTADFRILADFIESSNETLLLVGHQAQLAHLGSYLLTRESDLAILDLKPGGMACLQANTSEEEHGASGLAWQLSWQIRPRML; this is encoded by the coding sequence ATGAGGATATTCCTGCTACGCAGTGCTGAAGCAAATCAGAGCAAAAAGGATACACGTCGTAAACTGACGAGTAATGGCATCGAATCTCTGGCGGTCTTAGTAGATTTTCTCAAAAAGAAAGAGCTAGGGGACATCCAAGAAATTCGGCACAGCCCTTATGTTCGCACAACGCAAACAGCCAAACGATTCAAGAAACTCACGGGTATAAAAGCAAAGACACGTGAGACCCCCTTGCTTGAACCTACCGCAGATTTTCGAATCTTGGCTGATTTCATTGAATCATCCAACGAAACGCTTCTTTTGGTCGGGCACCAGGCTCAGCTTGCTCACTTAGGCTCTTACCTCCTTACACGCGAATCCGATTTGGCAATTTTGGACTTAAAACCGGGCGGAATGGCCTGCTTACAAGCCAACACTTCTGAGGAAGAACATGGAGCCTCGGGCTTGGCATGGCAGCTGAGCTGGCAGATTCGCCCTCGCATGCTTTAG
- a CDS encoding response regulator yields MNLSEVQSKDLPRVLVIEDELGPRESLRYLLGEEFKVDVSDRVEGGLEKISQTKYDTIIMDIRLPSMNGIEGLAKVREIDQEVSIIMLTGYGNLETAQEAIKLGANEYVTKPFDIHRMLETVKKHAKESDLRRKRGFMLKEVQKMNDILKGQLEERESMASWGKASARLVHDLSSPLTAILGYSSLLLHEVQNA; encoded by the coding sequence ATGAATCTTTCTGAAGTTCAATCGAAAGACCTTCCGCGTGTACTCGTCATTGAAGATGAACTTGGCCCAAGGGAGAGTCTCCGTTACCTCCTAGGCGAAGAATTCAAAGTTGATGTGAGTGACCGCGTAGAAGGTGGCTTGGAGAAAATTAGCCAAACTAAATACGATACCATCATCATGGACATTCGACTGCCATCGATGAATGGCATCGAAGGCTTGGCCAAAGTACGCGAGATCGACCAAGAGGTCTCCATCATCATGCTTACCGGCTATGGTAATCTTGAAACAGCCCAAGAAGCTATAAAGCTGGGCGCAAACGAGTACGTTACCAAACCTTTCGATATTCACCGGATGCTGGAGACGGTGAAGAAACATGCCAAGGAGTCGGACCTACGCCGCAAGCGCGGCTTCATGCTGAAGGAAGTCCAAAAGATGAACGACATCCTGAAAGGCCAGTTGGAGGAACGTGAATCCATGGCTTCGTGGGGTAAGGCATCTGCAAGGCTTGTTCATGACCTCTCCTCCCCACTCACTGCCATACTTGGTTACAGCTCTCTTCTTTTACATGAAGTGCAAAACGCATAA
- a CDS encoding HAMP domain-containing histidine kinase: MDNALAYAETLERNANYCRELAQSWKEVCKGNNSTEVFSVLDAVQKVKADIFFDDENIIVEGDSSLSVSGSITELPRLFQNLIRNGLEAKNEDYVEEVSVHVKIEAADGEAIVSVTDNGCGMSQEVCQQMQQGNFTTKGDKGTGLGFIICRRIVEAHDGTISVNSEEGTGTTITFSLKTWTPN, encoded by the coding sequence ATGGACAATGCACTCGCTTATGCAGAGACCCTGGAACGAAATGCCAACTATTGCAGAGAACTGGCTCAATCATGGAAAGAGGTCTGTAAGGGAAACAACTCCACGGAGGTGTTCTCGGTTTTAGACGCAGTTCAGAAAGTAAAAGCAGATATCTTTTTTGACGACGAGAACATCATCGTTGAAGGAGACAGCTCTCTCTCCGTCTCTGGAAGCATCACCGAACTACCCCGACTCTTTCAAAACCTTATCCGTAATGGGCTGGAAGCGAAGAATGAGGACTATGTGGAAGAAGTATCGGTTCATGTGAAAATAGAAGCCGCAGATGGCGAGGCCATTGTTTCAGTTACCGACAACGGCTGCGGAATGAGCCAGGAAGTCTGCCAACAAATGCAACAAGGCAACTTTACTACGAAGGGCGACAAAGGCACAGGATTAGGATTTATCATTTGCAGACGTATAGTAGAAGCCCACGACGGAACCATATCAGTTAATTCGGAGGAAGGAACGGGAACTACGATTACCTTTTCCTTGAAGACATGGACACCCAATTAA
- a CDS encoding FAD-binding protein, translating to MDTQLMSQLHVWDKVDDLEVIPGDHIEPAMSRTTREVPCLLKPATRESLIEVVSIARERKIRIYPVSLGKNWGYGAHLPVENDCVIVSLEKWKKIGPCDPESGKIYIKPGVSQIELYNYLEEHHPEFTYNVTGAGSDTRIIGGYENVTDRLKSDYQERVDELDTIFNTLGLILSHELRNPLVSLKTFAQLLGVKDKDAPLPADFVSTIQTEVERLEGVADDLFGLNDMGKQTIESTDIRMIINRIVQDLDHNIVTVKFGKNVNPFQGDAIKLEEGLKDMILHMYESLKEDGSLVILVEGKQTKGTQITVRGGGIEEEKTFPNSKTKSQPEAISLKFFKACQTIKKHRGLVKIRKSKNGYDLQILIREPS from the coding sequence ATGGACACCCAATTAATGAGTCAGCTCCACGTTTGGGATAAAGTTGATGATTTAGAAGTAATCCCAGGAGACCACATCGAGCCGGCCATGAGTAGGACGACTCGTGAAGTCCCGTGCCTTCTGAAACCGGCTACTCGTGAGAGCTTGATTGAGGTGGTCTCCATCGCCAGGGAACGAAAGATCCGCATCTACCCTGTCAGCTTAGGGAAGAACTGGGGCTATGGTGCTCACTTACCCGTGGAAAACGATTGCGTCATCGTTAGCCTGGAAAAGTGGAAAAAGATAGGGCCCTGCGATCCCGAATCCGGAAAGATCTATATAAAACCGGGTGTTTCCCAGATCGAACTCTACAATTACCTGGAAGAACACCATCCAGAATTCACTTACAATGTGACGGGTGCAGGAAGCGATACCAGGATCATCGGCGGCTATGAAAACGTTACGGATCGTCTAAAGTCAGACTATCAGGAACGAGTCGATGAGCTGGACACTATTTTTAATACCCTCGGACTGATTCTCTCCCACGAGCTTCGCAATCCGCTCGTTTCGTTAAAGACCTTTGCTCAACTCCTTGGAGTCAAAGACAAGGATGCTCCTCTACCAGCCGACTTTGTTTCCACCATCCAAACGGAAGTGGAACGCCTAGAAGGTGTTGCCGACGATCTCTTTGGCCTCAACGACATGGGGAAGCAAACCATCGAGTCCACCGACATACGGATGATCATCAATCGTATCGTCCAGGATCTCGACCACAACATCGTCACCGTCAAGTTTGGCAAAAACGTAAACCCTTTCCAGGGTGATGCCATCAAGCTGGAAGAGGGACTCAAGGACATGATTCTTCACATGTATGAATCGCTCAAGGAGGACGGGAGTTTAGTTATCCTCGTAGAAGGAAAGCAGACCAAAGGCACCCAAATCACCGTACGGGGTGGTGGCATCGAAGAAGAGAAGACCTTTCCCAATTCAAAAACCAAATCCCAGCCGGAAGCGATCAGCCTCAAGTTCTTCAAAGCTTGCCAGACCATTAAAAAACACCGCGGTCTCGTTAAAATACGTAAAAGCAAAAACGGCTACGACCTCCAGATCCTCATCCGCGAACCCTCCTAG
- a CDS encoding valine--tRNA ligase has product MAEISKAYDPSSVESKWYERWETQGAFKGQRDESRDPYAIMIPPPNVTGMLHMGHILNNTLQDMLIRRARLEGKAALWQPGMDHAGIATQTKVEKEIRKDGLHRRDLGREKFVEKVWEWKDKHGGIILNQLRKLGASCDWDRTAFTLDEGYQKAVLTAFVKLYQRGYIYRGLRMSNWCPASQTALSNEEVIMKPQKSKLWKMRYELVEPATSADGSPLTHLDISTTRPETIMGDSAVAVHPEDDRYKHLVGKMIYRPFPKEPIPIVGDEAVEREFGTGCLKVTPAHDAVDFEIGKRHDLPVIDVFNPDATLNELAGEPFVGMDRFKARKVAIQLLEEQGLLVATEDYENNVGFSERADVPIEPRLTEQWWLRYPKVDEAKRVVEAGIIKFHPKRWENVYLHWLNHGQDNNIDWCLSRQLWWGHRIPVWYKKGIDRKEIDLSNPDHIHVSVEGPEDPENWEQEEDVLDTWASSWLWPFATLGWPNTSEDLQKDLEFFYPTSVLCTGFDIIFLWVARMIMAGLEFIGDEEKTLTDEQLRERIPFKDVYITGLIRDEKGRKMSKSLGNSPDPLDLIAKYGADGVRFGIVNIAPSGQDILFSEQRIEIGRNFCNKLWNACRFRQMSGESFDNSSIEAILQRIDGSLFDDYDHWILHRLLETNQRLADSFDAFECNQVTHLLYEFFWSDFCDTYVEVSKSKLIQDGLKNNVLAIQDLVIRQLLLMLQPLTPHIAEELWGQLGYSKESALLQHNQIESTDQLEGLLKDQSVSLDKEAAGKVDRLAEIISKTRALKAEYNLASKRDVSFFYKASESAAALIEGHMDSLLKQIGAEKMEATAEDKDLPASVSELGTVYIDLSSSIDADAEKDRLNKELQKLQKAIAAGEGKLKNEKFISNAPPNIVEGAKAQLAESVAKKEELEKLLARLG; this is encoded by the coding sequence ATGGCAGAAATTTCCAAAGCTTACGATCCTTCCTCCGTCGAATCCAAGTGGTACGAGCGTTGGGAAACGCAAGGAGCCTTCAAAGGGCAACGCGACGAATCACGCGATCCTTACGCGATCATGATTCCTCCACCCAATGTAACCGGCATGCTGCACATGGGGCATATCCTGAACAATACCTTGCAGGATATGCTCATCCGTCGAGCTCGGCTGGAAGGGAAAGCAGCCCTCTGGCAACCAGGCATGGACCACGCCGGAATCGCCACCCAAACCAAGGTCGAAAAAGAGATTCGCAAAGACGGACTCCATCGTCGCGACCTGGGCCGCGAGAAATTCGTAGAAAAGGTCTGGGAGTGGAAGGACAAACACGGTGGCATTATCCTCAACCAGCTACGCAAACTCGGTGCTTCCTGCGATTGGGATAGAACTGCTTTTACCCTCGATGAAGGTTACCAAAAAGCTGTCCTCACCGCTTTTGTAAAGCTCTACCAAAGAGGTTATATATATAGAGGGCTGAGAATGAGTAACTGGTGTCCTGCCAGTCAGACTGCACTGAGCAATGAAGAGGTCATCATGAAGCCTCAGAAGAGTAAGCTCTGGAAAATGCGCTATGAACTGGTGGAACCAGCCACTTCAGCCGACGGCAGCCCACTCACGCACCTAGACATTTCGACCACCCGTCCAGAAACAATCATGGGGGACTCAGCCGTCGCCGTTCACCCGGAAGACGACCGTTACAAACACCTCGTCGGCAAGATGATCTACCGGCCGTTTCCGAAGGAGCCCATTCCCATTGTTGGAGACGAAGCAGTTGAGAGAGAGTTTGGCACAGGTTGCCTGAAGGTGACGCCAGCGCACGACGCCGTCGACTTTGAGATTGGTAAACGACACGACCTGCCAGTCATCGATGTATTTAATCCCGATGCTACTTTAAACGAGCTGGCCGGAGAACCGTTCGTCGGCATGGATCGATTTAAGGCACGAAAAGTCGCCATCCAATTGCTCGAGGAGCAGGGACTCTTGGTAGCGACAGAAGACTACGAAAACAACGTAGGCTTTTCAGAACGAGCCGATGTTCCCATCGAACCGCGCCTGACTGAACAATGGTGGTTACGCTATCCAAAAGTCGACGAAGCCAAGCGAGTCGTTGAAGCAGGTATTATAAAGTTCCACCCCAAACGCTGGGAGAATGTTTACCTTCACTGGCTGAACCATGGTCAGGACAACAATATCGACTGGTGTCTAAGTCGCCAACTCTGGTGGGGTCACCGTATTCCTGTATGGTATAAGAAAGGCATCGATCGCAAAGAAATCGACCTCAGTAATCCCGACCACATTCACGTTTCAGTCGAAGGTCCAGAGGATCCGGAAAACTGGGAACAGGAAGAAGACGTTCTCGATACCTGGGCCTCTTCCTGGCTCTGGCCTTTTGCCACTCTCGGTTGGCCCAATACTTCAGAAGATCTGCAAAAGGATCTCGAATTCTTCTATCCGACCAGTGTGCTTTGCACGGGCTTTGATATCATCTTCCTCTGGGTCGCACGCATGATCATGGCGGGCCTCGAGTTTATAGGTGATGAAGAGAAGACACTCACGGATGAACAGTTGCGTGAGCGTATCCCTTTCAAGGACGTCTACATCACCGGACTGATTCGGGATGAGAAAGGTCGGAAAATGTCCAAGTCTCTTGGCAATTCGCCGGACCCACTGGATCTCATTGCCAAGTATGGCGCCGATGGCGTTCGCTTCGGTATCGTAAATATCGCACCGAGTGGCCAAGACATTCTCTTTAGCGAGCAACGCATTGAGATTGGTCGTAATTTCTGTAATAAGTTGTGGAACGCCTGCCGCTTCCGCCAAATGAGTGGTGAGAGTTTCGACAACTCCTCCATCGAGGCGATTCTCCAACGAATCGATGGCAGTCTGTTTGATGACTACGATCACTGGATTCTCCATCGACTTCTGGAAACCAATCAGCGCTTGGCCGATTCTTTTGACGCCTTCGAGTGCAACCAGGTTACTCACCTGCTCTACGAATTCTTCTGGAGTGATTTCTGCGACACCTATGTGGAAGTCTCCAAGTCGAAGCTCATTCAGGACGGGTTGAAAAACAATGTTCTGGCCATCCAGGACCTGGTTATTCGCCAGCTACTTCTAATGCTGCAGCCACTCACTCCGCATATCGCCGAAGAGCTGTGGGGGCAACTCGGCTACAGCAAGGAAAGCGCGCTCCTTCAGCACAATCAGATTGAATCGACTGATCAATTGGAAGGTCTTCTTAAGGACCAGTCTGTTTCTCTAGACAAGGAAGCAGCAGGCAAGGTCGATCGCCTGGCAGAAATCATTTCCAAGACTCGTGCCTTAAAAGCTGAATACAACTTGGCTAGCAAAAGGGATGTTTCGTTCTTCTACAAAGCAAGTGAATCAGCAGCTGCTCTGATTGAAGGGCACATGGACTCTCTATTGAAGCAGATCGGGGCTGAAAAAATGGAAGCCACTGCCGAGGACAAAGACCTCCCGGCCAGCGTCTCCGAGCTTGGAACCGTCTATATCGACTTGAGTAGCAGTATCGATGCGGATGCCGAAAAAGATCGTTTAAACAAGGAGTTGCAAAAGCTGCAAAAGGCCATCGCTGCAGGTGAAGGCAAGCTGAAGAACGAAAAGTTCATCAGCAATGCTCCGCCCAATATTGTGGAAGGTGCCAAAGCACAACTCGCTGAATCTGTTGCCAAGAAAGAAGAACTGGAAAAGCTCTTGGCCCGCCTTGGATAA